Sequence from the Solea senegalensis isolate Sse05_10M linkage group LG1, IFAPA_SoseM_1, whole genome shotgun sequence genome:
agctgtttgttttccatgtggTCCgggttctgctgctgctctaatgATGAAGCACTTCCTGCTCTGTTGTGGTTTCATGTGTCAGCTTGGGTCTAAACAGTGAGCTGACAACATGGATCTCTGGTGTGTTTCACTTCACCtctccatatttattttaaactgctCCAGAGAGTCTAATCTACGacaaaccgctcactctcccacaccaaagtccagagagaaaatcagtgattttaacatcacacacacacaggagtttttgatccactgctgcctccatcactaaggtCTAATGTCCCCTTATGTTGTCGCTTTGGGTTTTTAAATTCTTCATTACaatttaactcagtgacacaaagtgaccacacgaggcagtagaggaccagcagctaaaatcactgattttctctatggactttcgGTTGGGAGaatgagcagtttacaaacttcagtttccagtgtaacagtgagataaagttgTGAAGACAGaggattttacacacacacacacacacacacaacctcataCTCCGCCCCACTGACACCTAAGCATGATCAAAACAAACGGACACATGACAGGTCCACACCGACCTAACCTTTGGCCCCTCACCATGCTATTGTTCAGCAGGCTGACTCTGCCCCGCCTCCCTCCTCCATAATCCCTGTGATCCCAATCtcaccaatcccagctgagacCTCCATCATCCCTACGACATCACAggtgttttttccctttaattttgctcttcttttctttttctctggtCCTTCATCTCCACATtctctctccttcatctccacgttctctctctccttcatctccatgttctctctccttcatctccacattctctctccttcatctcctcgttctctctctccttcatctccACGTTCTCCCTCCTTCATCTCCATGTTCTCTGTCTTCTTCATCTCTCATCTCCACGTTCTCTCATCTCgcttctctccttctcctcgttCTCTTCTTTTCATctccatgttttctctctcttcatctccacgttctctctcttttatatCCACATTCGCTCTCCTTCATCTCCACGTTCTCTCCTTCATCTCCATGTTCTGTCTCTCCTTCATCTCCATGTTCTGTCTTTCATctccatgttttctttcatctcaacattctctctccatctccacgTTCTATTTCATCtccatgttctctctcttttcatctccacgttctctctccttcatctccacgtgttctctctctttcatctccacgtttctctccttcatctctatctttcttcttctcttctcatctccatgtcctctctctccttcatctccactctctccttcatctccacgttctctctctttcatctcatgtcctctctctccttcatctccacgttctctctctccttcatcttcACGTTCTCTTTCATCTCCCCGTTCTCTCGCTCCTTCATCTCCACGATCTATTCATCTCCCCGTTCTCTCTCACCTTCATCTCCACGTTCTCTGTCTTTCATCTCCACTTTCTCTTTCATCTAGAcgttctctgtctctttcatcTCCACGTTCTCTTCATCTCTCAGCCGCTGCTGAAGTTGTTAAAGTAATTTCATGCTTGTTGTCTTCATGCGTCAGTGCAGCGTACGTACGACTGTCCTCGctgctcacttcctgtctgactgCAGTTGTGTGTATTCAGTGTGCATGTGATTGTGGGGGCGGAGCTCTGGGGGAGTGGTTGCTGATGACGTGTGGGTGTGGTTTGATTTTGGGGGCGTGGCGTCGATGACGTGTCCTCTCTCTTCAGGCCAATCCTGCTCCTTTGGTGGTCAACACGGACAGTCTGGACACGCCCCCATACGTGAGTCCACACCTCCACACCAGATACATATTAGTTGACAccagagtgattgacagctgccaTCAGCCAATAGCAGTGCAATagtaatatatgtgtgtgtttgcaggtgaaCGGGACAGAGGCTGATTATGAGTATGAGGAAATCACACTGGAGAGGGTAAGAACACGTTTGAATGATCGTTTAAACACTGATCCATGTCATTGattggtgtgtgtttggtttccaGGGCAACTCGGGTTTGGGCTTCAGCATTGCGGGCGGCACGGACAACCCACACATCGGTGAAGACCCCAGTATCTTCATCACCAAAGTCATCGCAGGAGGAGCGGCCGCCCAGGATGCACGTCTCAGGtccctgcacgcacacacgcacacacgcacgcacccaCGCACACGTTTACTTTCAGAATGGTGTCTATTACCCAGATTCCCCTGCTGTGTGGCACTGCCTTTCACTGCTTTATTCATCATGTATCAGTGTGACACACCTgatcctgatgatgatgatgatgatgatgggctTTGGGCCctcacagacttttccaacaggaaattgaagtttgcaagcactcactctctcacaccaaacctcagagagaaaatctctgattttaacattacacacacacacacacacacacaggagtagagttctcaacgggcctgaaaattacaacccgaCCCAATCCAGCCCGTGGGTCTTTACACCCGAACCCGACCCGGCCTGACATACCCACATGAATTGTCttgcaattttcccattgaacGAAGCACggtgttttatttgcagctggagtgggtgctgctgctgctgttgctgctgctgctgaagcagcACCAGTCTCTTTCATCCAGTTGATTGATTCACATCGATCAACATATCATTTACAAACTGCAAGAAAAGTGTtttatgaggggaaaaaaggaagcccGAGGCCCGACCTGACCCGCCTTATTTGACTGAACATGCGTGCGCGAGTACGTGTTCGGTCTTaggacgactgtgttgctgctgttgtttcaggGTGAACGACGTCATCCTGAGGGTCAACGAGGTGGACGTACGAGATGTGACCCACAGCCGCGCCGTGGAGGCCCTGAAGGAGGCGGGCTCGCTCGTCCGACTCTACGTCCGCCGCAGGAAACCTGTGTCCGAGAAAGTGATGGAGATCAAACTGGTGAAGGGACCCAAAGGTAACCTTGGTGACGGTGGTGGGACGGGTGTGGTGGTGGTTTTAATCTCACtgaatcctggtcctggtgtGGTGCAGGTCTGGGCTTCAGCATCGCGGGCGGAGTCGGGAACCAGCACATCCCAGGCGACAACAGCATCTACGTCACCAAGATCATTGAGGGAGGAGCCGCACACAAAGATGGGCGGCTGCAGATTGGAGACAAGCTGCTTGCTGTAAGCATGTGGCCACGCCCCCCTACTTCCTGTTGACTCTGTATGTCAGCAGAGATGACGCGGTTACAGTAAAATAACAACTCGATAACTATGttacaaacaaaatgtgcatgttttaaagATCATTAAAGTTAGCAAACTAGGTTACTGTCATTACTGAAGCTAATGTTTAAAGAAAAACCActtcatcaaaataaaatcaagattATAGAAGAACAGATTCATGGTCAGATgatgaaactgtgaaaaaaacatttcaaaataaaagtctctaacttttattttgtggttgCAGGTGAACAGCTCGTGTCTGGAGGAAGTGAGCCATGAACACGCCGTCACTGCCCTGAAAAACACTCCGGACGTGGTTTACTTAAAAGTGGCCAAACCCAACAGTGTCTTCATGCACGAGAGCTTTGCTCCACCAGACCTCACCAACTGTGAGCatgtcctcatctgtcctccATCTGTCCTCCACCTGTCTTCCATCTGTCCACCCGTCCTCCATCTGTCCTCCCGCCCCCCACCTGTCCTCATGTTTCTATCTGTCCACCTGTCTTCCATCTGTCCTCCACCTGTCCATTTGTTCTCATGTCCTCCATCTGTCCACCTATCCTCCATCTGTCTTCCAGTCCATCTGTGTTCATGTCCTTCATTTGTCTTCCTGtccatctgtcctcatgtccttcaTCTGTCTTCCTGTCCATCCGTCCTCATGTCCTTCATCTGTCTTCCTGtccatctgtcctcatgtccttcaTCTGTCTTCCTGTCCTTCATCTGTCCTCCACCTGTCCATCTGTCCTTTGTCCTGCTTTGTCTCAGTGTTAACCATCGATCTAATCTCAATcaatttttttgtctgtctgtttgtagCGTACTCACAGCACATGGAGAACCATATCAGCCCGCCCCCCTTCCTGGGTcagcccctcccaccaccagcaccatcgGGGCGCTACTCCCCGACCCCGAAGAGCATGCTGGGAGATGATGATGTCACGCGGTGAGATCACATTCTGACtctgatgtcacttcctgtttttttttgtctattgaAATTAAACaggagtgattgacagctggtgtctcCTCCCACAGAGAGCCGAGGAAGGTGGTGCTGCACCGAGGAGCGACTGGTCTGGGCTTTAACATCGTGGGCGGCGAGGATGGAGAGGGAATCTTCATCTCCTTCATCCTCGCCGGAGGACCAGCTGACCTGTGCGGCGAGCTGAGGAAAGGAGACAGACTCGTatcagtgtgtacacacacacacacacacacacacacacacacattcccctCCCATTGAAAGGAGTGTACACAAGGTATTTGTTCTAAATTCCTCCTTCACAGCGTAGCAGTCAGAAAAGCTGCCTGTAGCTCGATGTCGTCCATTAGGATGTCCACTAGATGGAGCTCCAGAACACAGGCGCTTCCATAATTACTGTTGTTGTGAGGACCACTCAGACGTCCTCACAACCACACATGTCCCCACAAACAAGGTTGCCTGTCAATAGTTTAATGACCTCACAAGTACACCAGTGTTTTAGTAGCTGTGGGTGTTTTCAGGTGAACGGCGTGGATCTGCGTAGTGCCACCCACGAACAGGCTGCCGCTGCCCTGAAGAACGCCGGACAGACGGTGACCATCATCGCCCACTACAGGCCAgagggtgacacacacacacagacgagcacaggttaaatattgtgatgtgATGACCTCTGGTGACCTCTGGTGTCTGTGTTTCAGATTACAGCCGCTTCGAGGCAAAGATCCACGACCTGAGGGAGCAGATGAtgaacagcagcatcagctcGGGGTCCGGTTCTCTGCGCACCAGCCAGAAGAGGTCACTGTACGTCAGGTGAGGACTTCAGAGGACTGACCTGCTCAATACATGGATAGTATCTctctattttcaaaataaaagtctcagtttctgttcatccatgCATAAAAACAACCCCACAGTTTtcagaataaatgtgtgtttaagtttaatggtgtgtgtgtgtgtgtgtgtgtgtgcgcgtgtgcgtgtgcgtgcagaGCTCTCTTTGACTATGATAAGACCAGAGACTCGGGTCTGCCCAGTCAGGGTCTCAACTTTAAGTTTGGCGACATCCTTCACGTGGTGAACGCGTCCGATGACGAGTGGTGGCAGGCACGTCAGCTGACCGCTCAGGGCGAGGTGGAGGAAGTGGGCGTGATCCCCAGCAAGAGACGGTCAGTTGACTCATTTTTGTTGTCACATGGAAAAGTTGAAGGTgtagttcaggtttttcattctgcttgaaaaaaaatgaaaaaaggtttGTAAAGCacgcactcactctctcacacacacacacacacacacactctcacaccaaacctcatgttaaaatcagtgattttaacatcacacacacaggagctgttgatcctctgctgcctccatcactaagttctaaagtctgattttaatgaattcggcatttgaaatatttcatttagactcagtgacacaaagtgaccacacgaggcaccagaggaccagcagctcctgtgtttccGCAGCtttatgaggtttggtgtgagagtgagtgaagtcTAACAGGGACAACGATGCCATGGACTTGTGCCTGCACGATGtgcgacctctgaccttttgTCTCGTCGAACCACAGggtggagaagaaagagagggcAAGGTTAAAGACGGTGAAGTTCAACGCCAAGTCTGGAGAGCGCGGGGTGAGTGTGAAAAGCAGCTGATTATGCATGACGTTTTTCCAGAGTGACGCACCGCCGCTGCCACCTGAGCTCCGCCCACTAATGCGTGACGCCGCTGACCAGTTAACAGCATGTGGAAGTCTGCGGCCGCTGAGCCACAGTCTACTCAGTGCGCTGCTTTAACATCAGAACACATCACCAACGCTGCTCTGTAACACACGGTTTTACCCGGGGGGGCGGGGAGAAACGCTTGACATTGatgtctgtctgctgctcataccttcctcctcctcaccagtCAACGCCCCCTCTCTCTAATGCTGAGCATGTAACATCTGATGTTGACTGTTGTCACGTGATGACATCAGAAagagtcaaaaacacaaaactgaatttTGAAAGCGTCCATTTCTTCTGCCtaaaatttacttttttatgcCCCGCCCTCTTCGTCACATGACATCCTTCAAGCTGTGTCAGTCAGCTGATGTCTGCATGTCGCACGcatgtcatctctctctctgtgctgcgTTCACTGTCAGTGTGTAAATGTGGGCGTTTCACgttcagtgtgttttctctttacaAAGAACACGCCAATTCGGTCTGACTCTGTGGCTCCACCCACTTTTTATTTACCCACACAAAAACTGTCCAATCAAAGTTTAACTCGTCACGAACGGGAcgaaaaaagttaaataatgaTTCACATTATAAACGATCAGGGTCTTCTCTCTCTGTACTCCGCCTTCTCTCTCTATGCTCCTCCTTCATTTGTTGTTACCTAAAGTTACTTTACGAAACATAAAGCTACAGCTCCACCTTGTGGTGCCCACTCATGTCAGTCACGTGAAATAACTGATAAATAATCATGATCTCTTCTCGTTATTAGCATGATATTTGAGTCACGATATGATATTACGAGAGCGAGCGAGCACTTTGTGCATCTAGTGACTGAATTCACCAACGTCAACAAAAACTTTTATTGTTCCGTTTCTTATTCAAACTTTTCAGTAATAACTGATCAGTAACTAGTTAATAACTGACAAATAACTGATCACTAACTGGTTAATAACTGATCAGTAACTGGTCAATAACTGGTTAATAACTGATCAGTAACTGGTTAATAACAGTGGATAAGACAGAAGTGTTGTTCAGACCCAGGGACGTCTCATTCTGTCCTCatctcttcttctgtttttattccatcaccacctccacctcctcctgctcctgctcctgctcctcctactcctcctgctcctcctactcctcatcctcctcctgctcctgctcctcctcctcctcctcctcctcagcagtctCTCAATGACAAGCGTAAAAAGAACCTCTTTTCCCGAAAGTTTCCGTTCTACAAGAGCAAAGAGACGAACAAGCAGGAGACCAGCGATGTCGACCGTGAGTACCAGCTctgtggggtggggtgggggaggggCATGGGCGAGGCTTGACTGGTCAGCGACAGGAAGAGAGGTCAGCTGGTGGCGGCGTGCTGCAAACGTGCCggtggttgtcatggtaacaggGCTCGGCTGAAACTGTCGCTGCCAaaacgccccctggtggtggtcCTTAGAAATGTCACATGAATTTTGGTCCCTGCTCCTGCGCCCTGTTGCCGTGGTGACCAGCGTTGTTCCCTCTGCTCTCAGTCTGTCGCTGTTACTCAGTaacgttgtgtttgtgtggttgttgttttctcctgGTTGTTTGTGCGGCGCTGACCTCAGGACAACAGCGACGACGTTCTGTCCAGAGCTCACAGTAAGTCCTCCAAACCTCCACCAGACACTgcaccccctgctgctgagaaccacgTCACAAAAGAcctctacgtcacatgatcacgtctttatctcactgtgagacaggaaactgtttgtaaacacactcactctcccacaccaaaccttatagagaaaatcacatcacatatttatgttttaccACCAGACCACAGGCGAATAAATTCAGCCCTCTGCTCCTTGGTCCCTTCaacataataaaatgattatgGTTTGTTTCTTTCATACCACCAACTATAATTAGTGTATgtggcaaaaataaatcaagtttaACTTAAAACAAAAGTTTCAAAGTTACGCCATGATTGaaacagcagacagagaacagcagaTGCGGCGGTCAGTCTTGTGACTTGTGCTTATTCATTACATCAATAGCGGCACAACATTTCATAACAAACTCCCTGCTGTCACTCGAGACGCTTCCCTCCGCCATCTTGCTTGTAGTAGAAGAGATTTGCCGCTGGTGCGCAAAGAATTATGGGATATGGTCGGCTGAGAAGGATACACCAGACCTATCCTTCCCAAACAAGCTAATGTCGGCCACATATGTAGGCCGGACATGAAGGAGTCGACGTAGACTGTTTGAATTGGGACAGCCGACGTCACTGCGCTGTGACACAATTTGACGACATCTGGCCGAAAAATCCACACTCCGTAGGGTCCAGTCCCTTGAATGTGACACAgctacagtgagataaagacgtgatcatgtgacagaaatggctgtgtgtcaggctggttctctgcagcagggggcgctcacaacACAGCCAGTACATCATTAAACCACTAAATTATCCTTTATATCATTTCAACTTTAGTAATGTCAGGTTTTCTCTGGAAAACTCTCGACAGTCACGTGACTATGTCGTGTCTGTCGTAACACCTGCAGCTGatcacatgaaaataaaccagTGATGACGTCATCACATGCTGCTTTGTTTATGACTTGAAAACATTTGTCAGGACAAagatctacttcctgtttatatTAGAATATTagatctgcttcctgtttatattacaatattagatctacttcctgtttatatTAGAATATTagatctgcttcctgtttataTTAGAATATTAGATCTGCGCTTCCTgtttatattacaatattagagctgcaacaaatgCAGATTTACATAATATGTCCTCTACTTTCTCCattaatatatacacacacatcatataCACTGCTCCCACACTCCCATTAGGGTTTATCAAATCAGTAAATAAGAAttgtacaaaatataaaaataataataagacatatCAATAAACACATAAGTACAGTGGGACTTTTATTGTGTTACTTTCTATCTCCATTTAGGCTGGAACCTCTCTAACATGAACTGCCCAGTAATAAAGTTTCATGTTGGGTCATTTAAGCCCTCCCCGGTCATATGTTAGATAAAGAAGAGAAAGACGCAGTGTAGGACGTTTATTATTCCATATAAATTAgggaaagcttttttttaaccgAGAGAAAAAAGGAGTGGAACTGATTGGAACAAATATAGGAATTTCAGCAGAATCCATTGATgttcttaatgtttttgtccacaaacaaaatgattcaagCTGAAAAATCGGAGAAActagaaatgattcacatttaagaagctgaaaaatgacagaaactggtTCTTTGTGTGctctgccccctggtggctcgCTCCAGTAAATACACAACAAATCGGTGGTCAAACAGGAAGTACGTCTGCGCTCACGCCATCTATCCCAATCCTTGTGGTTGTTTTCAGCTCGGGGGCAAAGCATCATGGGAAATGGATGCTCTGGCTGACTCTGCGTTCTcctgtgttttactgtgatttCAGAACATGTGACCTCTAACGCCAGCGATAGCGAGAGTAGCTACCGTAAGTCCCAAGCTCCTCCTCCGCCTGAAACACTAACGATCGCCGTGAGATCCGActaaccccacccccccacacacgcCCCACCCCACTCATCACATGAATGAGAACAAACCACTGATTGGCCAGTAACCTGCTGATGCTCCTGAGCGCCCTCTGGCTGCTGCATGAAACACAGCTTCAATCAAACCGCtatcttgttttgttcaaaTATCAACACGTTAGGGCGGGACTGTCTGACGACCTTTGACCCTCTCAGGTGAGGGCGGGTCTaaatttatgtgtgtgtgtgacatcacaggaCTGAAGGGGTGGGACTAAATGtgacagtatgtatgtgtgtgtgacatcacagtgactgAAGGGGCGGGACTTAATGTCACAGTATGCGTGTGACATCACGTGACTGAAGGGGCGGGACTTAATGTcccagtatatgtgtgtgtgtgacatcacacgACTGAAGGGGCAGGACTTAATGTCACAGTatgtgtgacatcacagtgactgaaggggcggggcttaatgtgacagtatgtgtgtgacatcacGGCGACTGAAGAGGCGGGGCTTAATGtcacagtatatatgtgtgacATCACGGCGACTGAAGGGGCGGGACTTAATGTCACAGTATTTAGCACATTAATGTTATTTAACgatctttaaaaataaactgatgAGTTCATATTTACGATTAttgatcaaatatttaaatagcTCCTCACAGGAGAAGATGATGTCATGACGTGTAACTGATAGCGTATCACAGAATCACCGTATTGCAACTTTAACGTTAGCGTGTCACAGTTGTATCCAGAGTTCCGCTGAATTTTCCAGCATGcacttgtatttttttagtttttctgatTATCGTTGGTGAGAAAtagcattttaaatttaaagggacagttcaggttttttatttatttgttttttatattatatcattttctGATCCGTTTAGGTGGACAGGAGGAGTACGTCTTGTCGTATGAACCTGTCGTTCAGCAGGAAGGTAAAACACACTCAGCTGTTTCCTGACACTTTTGTATATTATATCactcttttatatatatatgtatgtatatatatatatatacatatgtgtgtgtatatatacatacatatgtatatatatatatatatgcgtaTGTAAAtgagtatatatacacatacgtatatatgcgtatacatatatgtatgaatatacatgtatgtatatatagatacacacacatacgtatatatacatatatctatatatgtatacatacagtatgtatatatacagtgatggtgtttggtggCACCACTGGGACCCCCCAAGTAGATCTGGGCTGCTTGGCACcgcttttaaaacacaataccACAAACCTGGGGGTAAAATTGACTCTGATCTGAAGCTTGACAACCAGATCTGTGGTTAAGTCGAGCTTTTTTCAATTGAAACGGTAATTCGCGCCTTTGTCACCACTCGGCTGGATTACTGTAATTCACTTTATGTGGGAGTTAGTGCGTCCTCCATTGCCCGTCTTCAGATGGTACAAAACACTGCCGCACGTCTTTTAACTGGCGCACGtaaatttgagcacatttcccccattttagcctcactccactggctgcccatacaCCAGGATCGCTTTTAAAATTATTGTATTTGTTAAATCCCTGAATGGTCTTGCCCCACCCTACCTCTCCGAGCTTCTACATCCCTCTCTCAGGTCAGCtaatcagctgctcctgagtgtgcctAAAACTAAgtggaagctcagaggggatcgtgCCTTCACTGAcgcagctccaaaactttggaatgcTCTGCCTCcataagacaggcctcgtccttgtctgtttttaaatcccttcttaaaagccaccttttctctttggcctttgacacttcatgagacgttgatttttatttatttattattttaagctgttttatctaattttgaaccttttatttattatgtcttttatttattctgtacagcactttggtccattgtggtttgtttaaagtgcttaacaaataaagttggattggatggATTGGATATACtcatatacatatgcatatatacatatgtgtgtatacatataaacatatatgtatacatatatgtgatatatacacacatacatatgtatatatagatacacacatacgtatatatacatatatgtatacatacagtatatatgtatatatactcttatatgtgtatatttatgtgtatatatgtatatatacacacatacgtacatatatatgtatatatgtatatatgtatatatatacatgtatatgtatatatatatatatatatatatatatatgtatatataaaaatagataTAGTATAGTTTGAAGTTTGTGATCAGTAAAAAGACAAAcgtttgtgaatgaatgaatgttgaggTTTTTGTGTGCGACAGTGAACTACACGCGTCCCGTCATCGTCCTGGGACCCATGAAAGATCGGATTAACGACGACCTGATCTCCGAGTTTCCCGACAAGTTTGGATCCTGCGTCCCGCGTGAGATTCTTCATCTTTATCGATTATTGATCGGATTCATTCTCAAAGCAttaacgtgtttgtttttttctggccCCTCCCCCTCAGATACGACGCGGCCGAAGCGGGACTACGAGGTGGACGGAAGAGATTATCACTTCGTGGTGTCCAGGGAGCAGATGGAGAAGGACATCCAGGACCACAAGTTCATCGAGGCGGGTCAATACAACAACCACCTGTACGGAACCAGCGTGCAGTCAGTGCGAGAGGTCGCTGAGAAGGTAACGGCCCCTGCTGGACCCTGATCATGATGATCATTTCAGaacatttaaagggacagttcaggtgttACTTACAGTCTCTACGTCACTGAGTGGTGTTTTGTGAAGGGGTTAAAATATAGTTGTTTTTCTGTCGTCAGGGGAAACACTGCATCCTGGACGTGTCAGGAAACGCCATCAAGAGGCTGCAGTTGGCTCAGCTTCACCCCATCGCCGTCTTCATCAAACCCAAGTCTGTGGAGAACATCATGTGAGTGTCCTTAATCATCGTCCTCAGTTCCTGTTGTGTCTCTCTGACCGACCTGTGGACGCTGTCTCTTCCTGCAGGGACATGAACAAGCGTCTGACAGACGAGCAGAGCAGGAAAACCTTTGACAGAGCAACCAAGCTGGAGCAGGAGTTCACTGAGCACTTCACAGGTGAGAC
This genomic interval carries:
- the LOC122772234 gene encoding discs large homolog 1-like protein isoform X4 — protein: MVRAGSSSSSSSSSSGGGGEAGGGGGGTAGRAGRRSWRRRRLSATCPGASSSRKVDCFLPMLCHCKLACTNSAISLMFGCKKYQHHDEDSSLQDQSSPQLTEEGGAGPELVQVAEKNLSQVENVHGYVSHAHISPMKVASLECVFDGSSMLGQQHPELPSSTSPTSSTFHSHGEDNHFLSCSSNPYPLIQQADSAPPPSSIIPVIPISPIPAETSIIPTTSQANPAPLVVNTDSLDTPPYVNGTEADYEYEEITLERGNSGLGFSIAGGTDNPHIGEDPSIFITKVIAGGAAAQDARLRVNDVILRVNEVDVRDVTHSRAVEALKEAGSLVRLYVRRRKPVSEKVMEIKLVKGPKGLGFSIAGGVGNQHIPGDNSIYVTKIIEGGAAHKDGRLQIGDKLLAVNSSCLEEVSHEHAVTALKNTPDVVYLKVAKPNSVFMHESFAPPDLTNSYSQHMENHISPPPFLGQPLPPPAPSGRYSPTPKSMLGDDDVTREPRKVVLHRGATGLGFNIVGGEDGEGIFISFILAGGPADLCGELRKGDRLVSVNGVDLRSATHEQAAAALKNAGQTVTIIAHYRPEDYSRFEAKIHDLREQMMNSSISSGSGSLRTSQKRSLYVRALFDYDKTRDSGLPSQGLNFKFGDILHVVNASDDEWWQARQLTAQGEVEEVGVIPSKRRVEKKERARLKTVKFNAKSGERGQSLNDKRKKNLFSRKFPFYKSKETNKQETSDVDQHVTSNASDSESSYRGQEEYVLSYEPVVQQEVNYTRPVIVLGPMKDRINDDLISEFPDKFGSCVPHTTRPKRDYEVDGRDYHFVVSREQMEKDIQDHKFIEAGQYNNHLYGTSVQSVREVAEKGKHCILDVSGNAIKRLQLAQLHPIAVFIKPKSVENIMDMNKRLTDEQSRKTFDRATKLEQEFTEHFTAVVQGDTLEDIYDQVKQIIEEQSGPFIWVQSKEKL
- the LOC122772234 gene encoding discs large homolog 1-like protein isoform X7 — encoded protein: MPVRRKDAQRALLLLEEYRTKLNHTEDRQLRVSLQRVIDIFQSNLFQALIDIQEFYEVTLLDSQRWVESPKGADPTVPVNLWDFSSLQSTTVTSDLSTSIEKYQHHDEDSSLQDQSSPQLTEEGGAGPELVQVAEKNLSQVENVHGYVSHAHISPMKVASLECVFDGSSMLGQQHPELPSSTSPTSSTFHSHGEDNHFLSCSSNPYPLIQQADSAPPPSSIIPVIPISPIPAETSIIPTTSQANPAPLVVNTDSLDTPPYVNGTEADYEYEEITLERGNSGLGFSIAGGTDNPHIGEDPSIFITKVIAGGAAAQDARLRVNDVILRVNEVDVRDVTHSRAVEALKEAGSLVRLYVRRRKPVSEKVMEIKLVKGPKGLGFSIAGGVGNQHIPGDNSIYVTKIIEGGAAHKDGRLQIGDKLLAVNSSCLEEVSHEHAVTALKNTPDVVYLKVAKPNSVFMHESFAPPDLTNSYSQHMENHISPPPFLGQPLPPPAPSGRYSPTPKSMLGDDDVTREPRKVVLHRGATGLGFNIVGGEDGEGIFISFILAGGPADLCGELRKGDRLVSVNGVDLRSATHEQAAAALKNAGQTVTIIAHYRPEDYSRFEAKIHDLREQMMNSSISSGSGSLRTSQKRSLYVRALFDYDKTRDSGLPSQGLNFKFGDILHVVNASDDEWWQARQLTAQGEVEEVGVIPSKRRVEKKERARLKTVKFNAKSGERGDNSDDVLSRAHSGQEEYVLSYEPVVQQEVNYTRPVIVLGPMKDRINDDLISEFPDKFGSCVPHTTRPKRDYEVDGRDYHFVVSREQMEKDIQDHKFIEAGQYNNHLYGTSVQSVREVAEKGKHCILDVSGNAIKRLQLAQLHPIAVFIKPKSVENIMDMNKRLTDEQSRKTFDRATKLEQEFTEHFTAVVQGDTLEDIYDQVKQIIEEQSGPFIWVQSKEKL
- the LOC122772234 gene encoding discs large homolog 1-like protein isoform X1 encodes the protein MPVRRKDAQRALLLLEEYRTKLNHTEDRQLRVSLQRVIDIFQSNLFQALIDIQEFYEVTLLDSQRWVESPKGADPTVPVNLWDFSSLQSTTVTSDLSTSIEKYQHHDEDSSLQDQSSPQLTEEGGAGPELVQVAEKNLSQVENVHGYVSHAHISPMKVASLECVFDGSSMLGQQHPELPSSTSPTSSTFHSHGEDNHFLSCSSNPYPLIQQADSAPPPSSIIPVIPISPIPAETSIIPTTSQANPAPLVVNTDSLDTPPYVNGTEADYEYEEITLERGNSGLGFSIAGGTDNPHIGEDPSIFITKVIAGGAAAQDARLRVNDVILRVNEVDVRDVTHSRAVEALKEAGSLVRLYVRRRKPVSEKVMEIKLVKGPKGLGFSIAGGVGNQHIPGDNSIYVTKIIEGGAAHKDGRLQIGDKLLAVNSSCLEEVSHEHAVTALKNTPDVVYLKVAKPNSVFMHESFAPPDLTNSYSQHMENHISPPPFLGQPLPPPAPSGRYSPTPKSMLGDDDVTREPRKVVLHRGATGLGFNIVGGEDGEGIFISFILAGGPADLCGELRKGDRLVSVNGVDLRSATHEQAAAALKNAGQTVTIIAHYRPEDYSRFEAKIHDLREQMMNSSISSGSGSLRTSQKRSLYVRALFDYDKTRDSGLPSQGLNFKFGDILHVVNASDDEWWQARQLTAQGEVEEVGVIPSKRRVEKKERARLKTVKFNAKSGERGQSLNDKRKKNLFSRKFPFYKSKETNKQETSDVDQHVTSNASDSESSYRGQEEYVLSYEPVVQQEVNYTRPVIVLGPMKDRINDDLISEFPDKFGSCVPHTTRPKRDYEVDGRDYHFVVSREQMEKDIQDHKFIEAGQYNNHLYGTSVQSVREVAEKGKHCILDVSGNAIKRLQLAQLHPIAVFIKPKSVENIMDMNKRLTDEQSRKTFDRATKLEQEFTEHFTAVVQGDTLEDIYDQVKQIIEEQSGPFIWVQSKEKL